CGGATCAACAAGAATTCCATCACAAACAATTGGTAGTTTTCTTCCATTAAACGGATGTATTGCAAATTTTCCATGCAAATGACTATACCTTGTATCATCAGGATGAATAGCTATGGCAGTATCACCAAGCATTGTTTCCACCCTAGTAGTGGCAACAACAATCTCACCCAATCCTTCCTCCAGAGGGTACGCAAATGATGTTAAAACACCAAATTCAACGGGATTTTTATAACCAGGAACATCTAACAGCGTCTTTTCTTTGATGTCAGTATAGTCTACCTAGAAACACAAAGTAACTTCAAAATTAAGCAGGAAACGGTgcaacaattacaaaataaatcacTCAAAGGAAGAGGATAACCTCAATATCAGAGATGGCTGTTCGTAAGAGACAATCCCAATTCACTAGCCGAAGATCCCTGCAAAAGATATAGAAGGACCCTCAGAGAAAGTATTGCCAAGGACAACCATATAATGACcagataaataaagatttgctcatttttcattaaaatttataataaaccAGTCTTACAGAGCCCTCATCCATTTTACATAACAGCCCCATTTATAATTGCTTGAATGCTATGCCTCGGCATGATAAAGTCATCATAATGACAGTTTCCTATTTTagaatatacatttaaaaaaataaataaaaaacaatattaacgATCCAGCAAAAGGTTAACACATTACCAACTAAATGTCaccataatcaaattaattgagCCCTGGTACTAACTAATTATggtatttaaaaattcttttttaacaaaaagggGAATCATGTGCAACTTCAATCTTAATATTAATTGAGGACAATTAATCTAATCATTAgcataaatgattaaaaaatcaTGCAAATAGTATAATAAGTCCAGCCACAAACTTACCGATATATGAGACCTTCCTTGTGTAACCGAACAAAGGCCTCAGTTACAGCCTTTGATCGCTTATCATCCATTGTAAAGCACTAGAGAACAAAAAGAAGCATGACATCAACATACATCTACATCTTAGGAATGGATAACATGTACAGCATGATATTCAAACTTTTACCTCTCGCGACCAATCAAGAGAGGCACCCAAACGGCGTAGCTGTCTTAATATGGTACCCCCATACTGGTTCTTCCATTTCCACACCTTTCCACCACAAgatcaaccaaaaacaaaagTGAATTTACTTAAAGGTGTAATGGAAAGCCAAATTATTAATAAGCTTAAACCAAATGCTGACACTAGAAACTCACCTCAGAGACAAAGGCCTCACGACCAAGGTCATGCCTGGTTAATTTCCGTTCACGCATTAGCTTCTTCTCCACAACAACCTGTCAAATGGCAACCAATATTCCAGTCAGATATTAATAggaatttgaacttaaatacATATTCACTGCCTAGTCAATCAAATATGGCAGAATGATAATAAcaacaaatttaaaagaaaaggacTGGATCATCATAGTCATGAATAAGCTGTTATTTCTGGAACATCAGAGATCCccagattaaatttaaaacccAATGATACATGGGGCTCCATAATCTGCACAGATTCTTCCCAGAAATCAAATAGAACTGCATTGCATCTGTAATTCTAAGGAAATTGATTAGAGAAGGAATCCCAGATTTAATGGGTCCAGGTagcaaacaatataaaaatgacGCCCATTCACAAAAGAATTTTGCATTTTTACTACCACTGTGAACATATCTATGCATaaggaataaattaaattttagccTTTAATCCAAGCTTGATTCCAATGGTAGAGGAATGTAAACTGTGTCGATATCCCAGTATTAGTAATTCTAAGGAAAATGATTAGAGAAGGAATCCAAGGAAAATGTGTATGGGAAgcaaacaatattaaaataacacccaTCTACAAAAGAATTTTGCACATTTAGTACCCCTGTTAACataatgtatatatgtataacgaataaattaaatatatgtcTTAATCCAAGCTTGATCAATTCCAATGGTAGAGGAATGTAACCTGTGTTGATATCCCAGCATGGTCCATGCCAGGAACCCACAAGGTATTATATCCAGACATTCTCTTCCAACGGATAATCATATCCTGTGTGATGTAAAAATCACAGTTCAGAGACATATACACTGTAGAAGTAAAATTACAAGGAAAGCAGGAAACAATATGTCACTGCAGAGACCTGTATGGCAATGGTAAGGGCATGACCTATGTGCAGAGCCCCAGTCACATTTGGAGGTGGAAAAACCTGCAGAATAAAGTACTAACATTAAAGATAATGTCCaacaaacttgaataaaatttaacataaccATCCAATTCTTCTTTTAGGGACCACCAAATAACATACAAActtcaaaacttgaaaatatagtATTTCACACAGCTAGTGCTTAGTTATTCACATAATCCATCATTTTAACTGGTAATACACTGCAACATCATAGTGTATTAGAAACTAAACTAGAAACTTACAATTACAAATGGCGGCTTGGAACTTTTAACATCTGCCACAAAAAGGCCTGATTTCTCCCACCATGGATACCATCTAGCCAAAACTCAGATACATAAAATCCAAAATCTaaacaaaatcattcatttaattAACTGATAATTTAGTTTAGCCATCTAAAACTTACGACTTCTCAACTGCAGTTGGATTATACTGTTTTGCCATTTGCTTTGACATCTTTTTTCTCTCACCAAGTGGTGTCTCTggatcaacaaaatcatcaggATTCTCCTCACCATCATCATGCTTCACATTCCTCTTCGCACTCTTCTTTGAACCACCTTGTTCTTGTTTCTGTTGCTACATTACATGTACAAAATTACCAATATTTTGACAGTCAATCAGTATGTTAACGGAAAACACTACATTACTGAGATCTGTATCTGAATAACGCTACTCAAACGGACAAATTATGATATAACAAAACATAATTTGGTAACATAATAGCATCATACCAGTCTCATTGTAACTGAACCAGTGATGTTACAGTGACTTCCACTGAATTCAGTTCAAGTACATCAtccacacaaaaaaaaatcacaacttcaaaacagaaacaaaaaattaccttttgttctgtttttttcCAATGAACTAAAAACATAATTGGTAACATAAGAGCATCATACCAGTCTGATAGTAACTGAACCAGTAATATTACAGTGACCTCCACTGAATTCAAGTACATAATCCACAAAAAGAAAtctcaactttaaaaacaaatacaaaaataactttCACTTTTTCTGCCTTTTCCAATGAACTCAAAACATAATTTGGTAACATAAGCGCACCACACAAGTCTCATTGTAACTAAACTGGTAAAATTACAGTGAGTTCCGCTGAATTCAATTCAAGTACATCATCCACACACAAAAATCAcaactttaaaaacaaaaacaaaaattacctTCATTTTTTCTGCTTTTTCCAATGCCTTAAGTTTCTTCAGTTCCTTCTCCTTCGcctaacaaaaattattaaagaataaaaaaatcattatatacatatacataagCGTGAgtatatttatagataaataaataccttttcctctttcttcttctttcgtTCGAGCTCTTCCTCGGTGAGGATCTTCTCCTCAGGTTCTGactattaaattcaaaataatttcaaaacacatcagcataaaatattgaatttatcaTCAGAGAAAGCGAAATGGACGGTGATGATGAGAGCTTACCATGATTACTGATCCGTGAATTGAACGCGAACAGAGTGATGCTGGAGAATCACAGCAGTCGCACACCAGAAGAAAATAAGAGTGAAAATGGCAAAGATGCGATAAGAAGAATCGTGAGTTAAACGACATAAAAAGGTCGCGTTTTTGTGCAAGCCCAAAACCCTACTAAAACTACACTCTAAACCCCGGAGGTTTATTCTGCAAAATTCGGGCCCGTATGTTTAGGAAACTGACAATGATACCCCAATTTGaaatacccattttacccttgtttcCATATCAATTTGCAAGTCTAAAATCAGCTTTGAAGTAACCCTAACACAtcaattctaataataaaaggTCAAAAGGTATGTTGATTTCTCAAAGTTCtctccgttaactttgaaaatatcatttacctacccatggttggttaaaattaacataactctaacccctgaaaattttattttattttcccccctaaaagtttaaaaactaacattttcttccccaagccaagtttgaaaaaatcacattctcctatagggtttagtttcaaaatctgaTCACATTCTCCAACATCATCGTCGGTCGTCTCTCCATCCCAATGGTCCTCATCCTCCGACGACCTGCCTCACCTCCACCCCAACCCCTTCGACATCAAAAAACATCATCTGGGAATTGTCCTTCTAAACGATATTTTTGGATGCCGGAGGGGTTGGGGTGAAGTTGAGGCAGGTCATCTGAGGATGGGGAATCGTCAGGATGGAGAGACGGCCGACGATGGCGCCAGAGAAGGTGAtcagattttgaaactaaaccctaggggcgaaatgtgatttttttaaacttggcttggagaagaaaatattagtttttaaacttttaggggagaaaatgaaatcatattaaatttatttttaatattaaatataaaatgatgattttacccttaaaattaacagatttaaattATCATGggtagataaatagtattttcaaagttaacgatagaaaactttggaaaatcagcatattttggatgggaaatagtcctttggccataataAAATCTGAAACACCCCTCTGTTGTTATATTGGCAAATCGTGATAGTGTTGTTAATCAAGGCAACTATGTAATTAGGATTAGATATAATCTAAAAcgaattttacaaaaatttaatttgagattaatttaaatttaaaagatttaatttaaggtaactgaaatttaaatcgaattaaaaataataataataaatttatatatatctaattttaaatatctaaataatatattattatataattagataattttaaataaaaaatacaaggtaacactcaaatatataatttaaatctaatagAGTATTCAAAACTTGCACACaacattattcaaataatttaaatctaaattcagtttaaagtaatttaaatttaatttgaattcgttCAAACATCACTTGTTGGGCCTAAACTAAAATTCGTACTCAGAAGCAACTTTGATTGATTGATTCCAGCGCTAAAAGCTGGCAAACATTTATCTTCAAAATTCAATTAGTTAGAAGGACAAAATTTTACGATAAATAAATCAGACAACTAATATTCTTTTCGGGTAAATCGGCCTAAAGTAAGATGGGCCTAATTTAGCAAAGCCCGAGACGTATTTGTTTTGGGAAAGTAAGCCCAAGGCTTATACTCTTATTCCCAAAAGTTATTGGTCCAAAATACTTTCTTTACTTCAACGCGTTAATTCTTTCTAAATGCACCTTTGAGGCCCAGCCATCTCAAGGTAGGGTTGGGTTCAATAAGGGTTGAGTCCAAATAAAATTCGGTTGAAGatcaattcaaatatgaaagagttagtttaaaattgatgaattaagattttaatttgatttaaaaataattttattttagatttaatataaGTATATTCAAACTTGAATGTCCATAAtctaagtttaagtttgagcttaaacAACTTGGAATGGATCTAACCATATCTCCAGATCTTGTTTCTTTTTCCCTAATTGTGACATAATTAGATTAACCACTCTTTAGtaacaaaaaaatgtttgattgaTTCTcaaatgtttttcctttttaattacaAGAAGAGTAATACCATTCGAATCAGTAACAAACGCATTAGTTAGGATATAATTATAGTTTGTTATTTGGTAAATTCATGCTTGCGAAACAACCTAAGAAGCTTCTTCTCCTTATTCAAATGAGCTCATACGAGTACAATTGGTGATTAGCCACAATAGGAGCGATAAACACATCTCTTATTTGCTATATAATCAACCAAACGTGCAAAGCAAATAGACCTTTTTCACTCAGAGATTGCAAGAAGAAAGATTCAAAACAATACATCTCCTCAGTATCAACAAGATGATTTTCCTACTCCCTTTCATGCCTGCACAAAAAAAACTATCTCTTCCTTACTAATTCAGGATCATGCCATTAATATAATTGTTATCTTTTAGTTCAATTAGAGTAAGAAGAAGGAAATACTCAAATCTTACTATTTgattattgtaatttatctttccTATCCTATAACTTACAAGTATCAATACAAATGTGTCACATCAATTAATAATCATAAGTATGATGGAGATTTGAAcccaaattttttatctaaaaattttaatactctacTAATTTCGCTAACCCTTAATTATACCCATTGGATTAATATTGAATTGCAAAGATTGCgccaaaaacataattttatgtgaaatcaatatattattaataatgctCTCTCATTTGAAATGTTTTAGCTTAATTATTCCTaatccaaatttatttttctataaaattttatgtataaatagttgaataataataatatattattatgtgatttaatgattttgtttaATAGCATAATatcatgttaatttatttatttatattatcatccATCGTCACTTTGTgtgaaaaagtttgaaaaaaattctaaatattgtttgaaaaaaagTTCTAAATATAGAATAATAAGTAATTATCTTGTAATCATGACCTAATGCATGCATCATCGCTGAATGGGTCATGTGTGACAATTAGCAAGTAATGCAATTATGCAAGAAAGCTCAAATAATTGGATTAAATTTTGTGGATGTTGTCTTTGATTTTGATCGTTGAGCTCAAAATTAAGCATTGAGTATTCACCCTTAATTAGAGGGTTATAATTAAGAGCATGATTTCCATAAGCAAATCCCTTGAAAGGATCTTCAATTTGAAATTCTTTTGCTGCTGAAAGCTAAGTAAGAAGAAAACATcataagtaatataatattaaaccaCTACAAATTGTCGGATCCtttgcataaataaaattattcagatTTGTAGCCCATGATGATCTTAgtaagtttatattaaaattttaattgagtaGATCTATCTATTGCTATTAatgactaatatatatatatatatatatatatatatatatatatatatatatatatatatatatatatatatatatatatatatatatatatatatatatatttacaaatactTTCGACAATCCACTATTATCttataaaccctaattttttttaactattccGTTTTTCCAAAATTGTAAGTATTTAATGGCtttgcatataaatttattattgtttacttTCTTTAAGGTATTGTTTAATGGCTTTTCATTAAAGTATTTAATGAAAAGAAAggcatttatataatttatggagcgatataacaaaaacaatcaataataaaattttgagatgaGATTTATTAAAAACAAGATTGTGGGTCCCCATAGTTTCACTTTTTAGATTTGTGGTTATAATTAGTGGATTACCAAGTGGAtaattcgatttttttttttcaaagaagaaCTCCATTTGGCGTAGCTAGCTTGGCCATCTCTTCGGGGTAGGGTACGATCACCGAACTATCAAACTTAGGGAGATCGATTAGTCAAACACCTCATTTTTAGGGTTTTcgattttaatacaaatatattaaaagacgTTAATATATAAGATTATAGAAATatgaagttgaatttgaattttttgattcaaaattctGCGTTGGTAGGTGTTTGGGATTAACTTTGATCTCAAATGAGTAAGGCAGtagatatataaaatctaattaatcTCAACTAAAGAACAGATTATGAATATTAGTTGATTAATTTGTTCTGATGTTATTTTCCAAATGCATATGCTATTAATATGAAAGAAGATACAAAGTGGGGCACAAGAAGTGGCAAGCTGAACCACCATAAGAGTTTAAagatttaatacaaaattaatcaaCCAATTAGCTTCACTTCATGTATtataaagttataataaattaatctataaaattttgcgtatatattttatttacacaaataatgtatatttaatataataaaataacattgaattatataatgatatatcatatatatttgtatacgaAAAAGTTGGTAGGTATAGCAATGCTCTATATTGATAACTCAtacataaaactatatattaaatttaaataattatttacaatatGGTCAAGGATCATCATCATGATCATCATCTCTGAAAGGTGAAGAAGCTAGccatataaatacatatataattaaagatgtgaaaaagaaattgaagaaacaaaagGAGACAGCAAAACATGCAAGCCACCATTATAGTTAATAATTAATTGCCAAAAAGAGGTAATGGGATcctaagttaattaattataactcatcgataaaattatgtatacatatttttaaatatacaaataagtatatagataatgtatcatcatataattgagtaattttgaattaaggataaaatatcactcaattatatgataatatattatctatatattcatttatgtacttaaaaatatgtacatatagtattgcttttaattaattagcatGACCACAAAGACCCTCCAATGCTTGCTGGATCAACATGCATGTCCATGGAGAAGAAGGACTTGGCTGCAGGAGAAGCGGCGGCAGCAGCAGTGTCTGGGGATTCTGAAGCAAATTGCCGCATTCTCATGTGGACAACTTCAGCTTGGGCGAGCGCCAGTTGAGTTTGCAGAGAGTCGATCTGTTGCTGCAAGGATGAAATGGCTCCAACGCAGCCGTACACTGGGTCTCTTACTCTTGCGTTGGCTTCATACACCATTGAACTTACTGCATCGCTACGTTGGTGCTCTGGAAGTTCCTGTAATTTCATGCACAAAGGAAATTAATATTGAGGACAAAGTTCCATGCATTCATGGCAGCTTGaagaatatgataatatattgagATTACGagagaaatatataatttagaatttCAAGAAACTACTTTCTACCGGTGTAGAGCTAGAACGTCGAAAATTTGGGACATAAAATACAATACTAGAGTATTAAATTGATGCTCACCAaggtttaatttttatcaaataataattactgatagaataatatttcatgcattaataataaaaataaatatttttactaattaataataaaaaatatttttataaatagtaatttatcaTCGCTTaggtgattgaataattttaaattaaaaatacattaaaatgagTCATTAACATGTGTACTCATGTTTGTATATATTGTTAGTCTatgcaatattattttaaataataatttaaatagattCAATCAATTTGAGCTCAGCTTGAGATGAGGTTGggttcaaattgaaattaaaatgcgTAACTCGAATTTGAGTTGATGCGCATATCACTAGAGGGTTGTCAACAAAATGAAAGTTTTATCAAAGggtgaataatattatcgaCAGAATGAACGATAtcatcaaatgaaaaaataaatcaatctcGATtcgaattaaaactttaattcgaAATCCAATTATTTGAGTCCAACAGTAGATTAATctaaattaagtcaaattatatTCACACCAAATCTCAATACCACAATAGTGCCCACAAATGTACATGggaaaatttaactaattaagCTTCTAAATAAATTCATCTTTAATTACGGCCACCACAAAGAAGGTATGATCATTAAATAATACCGTGTGATGTAGCTATAATGTCATGcttagataataatattataattaaggtCCTAAttacatgtatataaataaataaataagaaataagaaatataaagCTCAATTAAATGTGCTTACATCAATCACAATCTTCGATCTGTTTTACTAGTAATAGTCTCTTTCAGTATAAAGCATATGCATTCTTAAAGCATAAAAGCACACATGATTCACAGACATTACTTTCGATTAGATAAGAATTCTAAGGCTTAAAAAAGCTATTTAGTGGTCCTAAGGTGCAATTAACTCTATTGAATAAGCCACCAATTTTTCCATCTAAGAAATTATAAAGCTAATTTATGATCTTTGATTATTctctttctcatttttatttgtgCAAAGTAGTGTAATATCTTAATGGTATGCTAGCTTTACAAAAGAGAACTAGGGCAAAAATGAAGAACATCTTCTCTTTCACCAAAGTCTCGAGAAGAGGTTTCTTTCTTCAATTAAGCCTTTTTGACCATTTTATCACTCTTTAAAATGTGTTCCTCGACATTAAAATATCAgaaaaatatgcataaaaaatctctaaaattaaACCACGCAAAAGATGAGGGAGCTTTACAAAGGTATACGCCTCTGCATGCGCCTCACAATACCAGTCAAAAAAGCACCAAAAAAAAACTCTTCTTTATATTTACATCAGGTTGCTTTATTCCAACACTCAGGTATCATTCCCCTAAAACAAAGTTTTGCATAAATTTGTGTTGTTTATGAATCaatactttatatacaaatggCCGGATGTTAACAGATAAAAACAATTAGATGTGCAATTATATCATCTAATGTGacacattaatttgtttatatatactgTAATATATACCATTTGttcatatagtattacttttcATGGATATGGATGgaaaattaatgaagaaaatgtcATCTTAGACgtgattcaaagaaaatttcaatcatattataaacttCTTTGTTGAATGTGTGTATGAGGGTACCCCATATGTTATATATGATGTTTTCCTCTTCTGAAATAGAAAAACTTGaaacatttcttttattttgtagCCTAAACAAAGCATTGTGAGAGAGATTAGGTAACCAAGAGAGAAGAAGAGTGATGAGTTTGATATatta
The genomic region above belongs to Mangifera indica cultivar Alphonso chromosome 15, CATAS_Mindica_2.1, whole genome shotgun sequence and contains:
- the LOC123197672 gene encoding LOB domain-containing protein 4-like; translation: MKESGRKQGALSPCAACKLLRRRCAHDCVFAPYFPADEPQKFASVHKVFGASNVNKMLQELPEHQRSDAVSSMVYEANARVRDPVYGCVGAISSLQQQIDSLQTQLALAQAEVVHMRMRQFASESPDTAAAAASPAAKSFFSMDMHVDPASIGGSLWSC